Proteins from one Acidiferrobacterales bacterium genomic window:
- a CDS encoding VOC family protein encodes MKRFHIHIGVDDLERSISFYSQLFGEKPTKVHHDYAKWLLDDPRVNFAISTRVDRSGVDHLGIQVDEEVELDDLRKNLKQANVTLFDEGEVVCCYSHSAKSWLKDPAGIAWEAYHSMGDANVYSRKIDAGQEQCCAEGTHSKTYEPDLKATADCCS; translated from the coding sequence ATGAAGCGGTTTCATATTCATATTGGCGTTGACGATCTAGAACGAAGCATCAGCTTCTACAGCCAACTGTTCGGTGAGAAGCCAACCAAGGTTCACCATGACTATGCCAAGTGGCTTCTTGATGACCCAAGAGTGAATTTCGCCATCTCAACGCGGGTGGACCGATCGGGTGTGGATCACCTCGGCATCCAGGTCGACGAAGAAGTCGAGCTGGACGATTTGCGCAAGAATCTGAAACAGGCGAATGTGACTTTGTTTGACGAAGGCGAAGTTGTCTGCTGTTATTCCCATTCCGCAAAGTCATGGTTGAAAGACCCTGCTGGAATAGCTTGGGAAGCGTATCATTCCATGGGGGATGCGAACGTATATTCACGCAAGATTGATGCAGGACAGGAACAATGCTGCGCTGAAGGCACACACAGCAAAACGTACGAACCCGATCTGAAAGCGACTGCAGACTGTTGTTCCTGA